A single genomic interval of Suncus etruscus isolate mSunEtr1 chromosome 12, mSunEtr1.pri.cur, whole genome shotgun sequence harbors:
- the RASGRP3 gene encoding LOW QUALITY PROTEIN: ras guanyl-releasing protein 3 (The sequence of the model RefSeq protein was modified relative to this genomic sequence to represent the inferred CDS: inserted 2 bases in 1 codon) — translation MGSGGLGKAATLDELLSACIEMFDEHGELSNGYLPRIVLLMHRWYLPSTELAGKLLCMYRNASEERGDEFRLKICYFMRYWILKFPAEFNLDLGLIRMTEEFREVASQLGYEKHISLIDISSIPSYDWMRRVTQRKKVSKKGKACLLFDHLEPIELAEHLTFLEHKSFRRISFTDYQSYVIHGCLDNNPTLERSIALFNGISKWVQLMVLSKPTPQQRAEVITKFINVAKKLLQLKNFNTLMAVVGGLSHSSISRLKETHSHLSSEVTKNWNEMTELVSSNGNYCNYRKAFADCDGFKIPILGVHLKDLIAVHVIFPDWTEENKVNVVKMHQLSVTLSELVSLQNALSPPSSPAMDLINLLTLSLDLYHTEDDIYKLSLVLEPRNSKSPTSPTTPTKTVVPLDWVSGVMPKQDPTVINKHIRKLVESVFRNYDHDHDGYISQEDFESIAANFPFXGFFCVLDKDQDGRISKAEMTAYFLRAKAQLCCRMGPGFIHNFQEMTYLRPTFCEHCAGFLWGIIKQGYKCKDCGANCHKQCKDLLVLACRRFARATSVGSSPGSQPGSPSMPPVQDEVFEFPGVAAGPQDLDHRAITLVTGSSRKISVRLQRATTSQATQTEPVWSEAGWDDSGSHTFPKMKSKFHGKATKDKGFAKWENEKPRVQAGVDVVDRGTGFEPETPGEDAGDARQEVEDG, via the exons GTATCGAAACGCCAGCGAAGAGAGAGGTGATGAATTCCGACTCAAGATCTGCTATTTCATGAG gTACTGGATTCTGAAGTTTCCAGCTGAGTTTAActtggacttgggtttgatccggATGACCGAGGAATTCCGGGAAGTTGCTAGTCAACTGGGCTATGAGAAGCACATTAGTCTCATCGACATCTCCAGCAT TCCTTCCTATGACTGGATGAGACGAGTCACACAGAGGAAGAAAGTCTCCAAGAAGGGGAAAGCGTGTCTGCTATTCGACCATCTGGAGCCCATTGAGTTGGCTGAGCATCTCACTTTTCTGGAGCATAAATCTTTCCGAAGGATCTCA TTCACGGATTACCAAAGCTACGTCATCCATGGCTGCCTGGACAACAATCCGACCTTAGAGAGATCCATTGCTTTATTTAATGGAATCTCCAAGTGGGTCCAGTTGATGGTACTCAGTAAACCCACCCCCCAGCAAAGGGCAGAAGTCATCACCAAATTTATCAATGTTGCCAAG AAGCTCCTTCAGCTCAAGAATTTCAACACTCTCATGGCAGTGGTAGGGGGCCTGAGCCACAGCTCTATCTCACGCCTCAAGGAGACCCATTCCCATCTTTCTTCAGAGGTGACAAAG AACTGGAATGAAATGACAGAGCTGGTCTCCTCCAACGGCAATTACTGTAACTACCGCAAGGCCTTTGCCGACTGCGATGGCTTCAAAATCCCCATCCTCGGAGTCCACTTGAAAGACCTGATAGCAGTCCATGTCATTTTCCCAGACTGGACGGAGGAAAACAAAGTGAATGTGGTGAAAATGCACCAGCTCTCTGTCACCCTGAGTGAACTGGTCTCGCTGCAGAATGCCCTCTCCCCACCCTCGAGCCCAGCAATGGACCTCATCAACCTACTTACG CTCTCCCTGGACCTCTACCACACAGAAGATGATATTTATAAGCTGTCACTGGTGCTGGAACCCAGAAACTCCAAATCA CCCACCTCTCCGACGACTCCCACCAAGACCGTGGTGCCCTTGGACTGGGTGTCAGGAGTGATGCCAAAGCAGGACCCCACAGTCATCAACAAACACATTCGAAAGTTGGTGGAG TCCGTGTTTCGAAACTATGATCATGACCACGACGGGTACATATCACAAGAGGACTTCGAGAGTATAGCGGCCAATTTCCCCTT TGGATTCTTCTGCGTGTTGGACAAAGACCA GGACGGGCGCATCAGCAAGGCCGAGATGACCGCCTACTTCCTTCGTGCCAAGGCGCAGCTGTGCTGCAGGATGGGGCCCGGCTTCATCCACAACTTCCAGGAGATGACCTATCTCAGGCCCACCTTCTGCGAGCACTGTGCGGGATTC CTCTGGGGAATCATCAAACAAGGATATAAATGCAAAG ATTGTGGTGCCAACTGTCACAAGCAGTGCAAAGACcttctggtgctggcctgcagaCGGTTCGCCCGTGCCACGTCGGTGGGCAGCAGCCCAGGCTCCCAGCCTGGCAGCCCCTCCATGCCTCCAG TGCAGGATGAGGTGTTCGAGTTCCCGGGCGTGGCGGCCGGACCCCAAGACCTGGACCACAGGGCCATCACGCTGGTGACAGGCTCTTCCAGGAAGATCTCGGTGAGGCTGCAGCGGGCCACCACCAGCCAGGCCACCCAGACTGAGCCCGTGTGGTCGGAGGCCGGCTGGGACGACTCGGGCTCCCACACCTTCCCCAAGATGAAGTCCAAGTTCCACGGCAAAGCCACCAAGGACAAAGGCTTCGCCAAGTGGGAGAACGAGAAGCCCCGGGTGCAGGCGGGCGTGGACGTGGTGGACAGGGGCACCGGCTTCGAGCCTGAGACGCCTGGGGAGGACGCGGGTGATGCCAGGCAGGAGGTCGAG GATGGCTGA